One genomic region from Lichenibacterium dinghuense encodes:
- the tnpA gene encoding IS66-like element accessory protein TnpA has product MDSHTHSLLPERLEVIEIGRRRRWSEEEKLRIVTECLEAPRLVSATARRHGITRSQLMAWRRALKVERVAPEPAPAFVPAVLVPEPAAKSEPAPRRRRPRQAVQGRMVIEVGRGRRVVVDGAVDAEALARVLDVLDRR; this is encoded by the coding sequence ATGGACAGCCATACGCACAGTCTCCTGCCTGAACGTCTCGAGGTCATCGAGATCGGGCGCCGCCGTCGCTGGTCGGAGGAGGAGAAGCTCCGCATCGTGACGGAGTGCCTGGAGGCGCCGCGGCTGGTGTCGGCGACGGCGCGTCGTCACGGCATCACGCGGTCGCAGTTGATGGCATGGCGCCGAGCGTTGAAAGTCGAGCGTGTCGCTCCCGAGCCGGCTCCGGCCTTTGTGCCCGCCGTCCTGGTGCCCGAGCCGGCGGCGAAGAGCGAGCCGGCGCCACGCCGGAGGAGGCCGCGGCAGGCCGTGCAGGGCCGCATGGTGATCGAGGTGGGGCGGGGGCGTCGCGTGGTGGTGGACGGCGCCGTGGACGCGGAAGCGCTCGCCCGCGTGCTCG